The Pseudomonas eucalypticola genome has a window encoding:
- a CDS encoding pyridoxal phosphate-dependent aminotransferase — translation MQVSKSNKLANVCYDIRGPVLKHAKRLEEEGHRILKLNIGNPAPFGFEAPEEILQDVIRNLPTAQGYSDSKGLFSARKAVMQYYQQKQVEGIGIEDIYLGNGVSELIVMALQALLNNGDEVLVPAPDYPLWTASVALAGGHAVHYLCDEQANWWPDLDDIKAKITPNTKAMVIINPNNPTGAVYSKEVLQGMLEIARQHNLVVFSDEIYDKILYDDAVHICTASLAPDLLCLTFNGLSKSYRVAGFRSGWIAISGPKHNAQSYIEGIDILANMRLCANVPSQHAIQTALGGYQSINDLVLPNGRLLEQRNRTWELLNDIPGVSCVKPMGALYAFPRIDPKVCPIHNDEKFVLDLLLSEKLLVVQGTAFNWPWPDHFRVVTLPRVDDLEQAIGRIGGFLKNYRQ, via the coding sequence ATGCAGGTCAGCAAATCGAACAAGCTCGCCAACGTCTGCTATGACATTCGCGGGCCAGTGCTCAAGCACGCCAAACGCCTGGAAGAGGAAGGCCACCGCATCCTCAAGCTGAACATCGGCAACCCGGCCCCCTTTGGCTTCGAGGCGCCGGAGGAAATTCTCCAGGACGTGATCCGCAACCTGCCCACCGCGCAAGGGTACAGCGACTCCAAGGGCCTGTTCAGCGCCCGCAAGGCCGTGATGCAGTACTACCAGCAGAAGCAGGTGGAAGGTATCGGCATCGAGGATATCTACCTGGGCAACGGCGTTTCCGAGCTGATCGTGATGGCCCTGCAGGCCCTGCTCAACAACGGCGACGAAGTACTGGTACCGGCGCCCGACTACCCGCTGTGGACCGCCTCGGTGGCCCTGGCCGGCGGCCATGCGGTGCACTACCTGTGCGACGAGCAGGCCAACTGGTGGCCTGACCTGGATGACATCAAGGCCAAGATCACCCCGAACACCAAGGCCATGGTGATCATCAACCCGAACAACCCCACCGGCGCGGTGTATTCGAAGGAAGTGCTGCAAGGCATGCTGGAAATCGCTCGCCAGCACAACCTGGTGGTGTTCTCCGACGAGATCTACGACAAGATCCTGTACGACGACGCCGTCCACATCTGCACCGCGTCCCTGGCGCCGGACCTGCTGTGCCTGACCTTCAACGGCCTGTCCAAGTCGTACCGCGTGGCGGGTTTCCGCTCCGGCTGGATCGCCATCTCCGGGCCCAAGCACAACGCCCAGAGCTACATCGAAGGCATCGACATCCTGGCCAACATGCGCCTGTGCGCCAACGTGCCGAGCCAGCATGCGATCCAGACGGCGCTGGGCGGCTACCAGAGCATCAATGACCTGGTGCTGCCCAATGGCCGGCTGCTGGAGCAGCGCAACCGTACCTGGGAACTGCTCAACGACATTCCCGGCGTGAGCTGCGTCAAGCCCATGGGCGCGCTCTACGCGTTCCCGCGCATCGACCCCAAGGTGTGCCCGATTCACAACGACGAGAAGTTCGTGCTCGACTTGCTGCTGTCGGAAAAGCTGCTGGTGGTGCAGGGCACGGCGTTCAACTGGCCATGGCCGGACCACTTCCGCGTCGTCACCCTGCCGCGGGTCGATGACCTGGAGCAGGCCATCGGGCGTATCGGCGGCTTCCTGAAGAACTATCGCCAGTAA
- a CDS encoding response regulator, with translation MDIKFTHRLSYKQARLTVVVGFIIGTLLSIVQIGIDYANVDLAINREMVSLLEISHNPASRIAYNIDAELARELTAGLLHSESIVGARLSDNNNTVLANVSRPRTESRYRVISDFLFGERRTYDDALFLSHMPTERLGTLHLDVDTFAFGLRFLRRAEITLFSGFLRSLLLAAIMLGLFYTMLTKPLVRVISALSNSNPHAAKPTKLEYPPGHEHDEIGVLVRAANQQFVSMSTEIQQRRTAENRLTEYLAELENIVSARTTELKASNIRLSLSNEELENARRTALDMAQARAAFLANMSHEIRTPLNGLLGMIALSLDSPLTAEQRQQLSIAHDSGKVLVELLNDILDLSKFDAGQLELERIPFDLGALVEDTANLLSQNAAPSVELTCLIAPTFPSMVLGDPTRVRQIVSNLLSNALKFTRFGRVDVRLSTYPGGVSIEVCDTGIGIAQEAQVKIFQPFTQAGAGITRQFGGTGLGLALTNNLCEAMQGRLSISSEAGFGSRFSADLPLLTHTPAITPPPLKGNVLAISPASSGLAELLENLLPGWGLDYQRLGTDAPLEGLKPDLLITDCLDCLFGLRPAIDAPILLVTAYGNFLPTEQATALSPLQQQARPLARNALYQTLRRTLLGDEPSQQQAFERGEVPQRRARILLVEDNPVNQLVAKGMLSKLGCEVTVAAHGGEALAALEDREYDLVLMDCNMPVMDGYEASRRIRQSGRWPQMPIVALTANAMPEERERCRAAGMSDYLAKPFRREELITLIDHWVPIPPAS, from the coding sequence ATGGATATAAAGTTTACCCATCGGCTGTCGTACAAGCAGGCTCGGCTGACGGTAGTGGTCGGCTTCATCATCGGGACATTGTTGAGCATTGTGCAGATCGGCATCGATTATGCCAACGTCGATCTGGCCATCAACCGCGAGATGGTGTCGCTGCTGGAGATCAGCCACAACCCTGCTTCGCGCATCGCCTATAACATCGACGCCGAACTGGCGCGGGAACTGACCGCAGGCCTGCTGCATTCCGAATCCATCGTCGGCGCGCGCCTGTCCGACAACAACAATACCGTGCTGGCCAACGTCAGCCGCCCGCGCACGGAGAGCCGCTACCGGGTCATCAGCGACTTCCTCTTCGGCGAGCGCCGTACCTACGATGATGCCCTGTTCCTGAGCCACATGCCCACTGAGCGCCTGGGCACCCTGCACCTGGACGTGGACACCTTCGCGTTTGGCCTGCGCTTTCTGCGCCGCGCCGAAATCACCCTGTTCTCGGGCTTTCTGCGCAGCCTGCTGCTGGCGGCCATCATGCTGGGGCTGTTCTACACCATGCTGACCAAGCCCCTGGTGCGGGTCATCAGCGCCCTGAGCAATTCCAACCCCCATGCGGCCAAGCCCACCAAACTGGAATACCCGCCCGGCCACGAGCACGACGAAATAGGCGTGCTCGTGCGCGCGGCCAACCAGCAGTTCGTCAGCATGAGCACCGAGATCCAGCAACGGCGCACCGCCGAAAACCGCCTGACCGAGTACCTGGCCGAGCTGGAAAACATTGTCTCGGCGCGCACCACTGAGCTCAAGGCCAGCAACATCCGCCTGAGCCTGTCCAACGAGGAACTGGAAAACGCCCGGCGCACCGCCCTGGACATGGCCCAGGCGCGCGCCGCGTTCCTGGCCAACATGAGCCATGAGATCCGCACCCCGCTCAACGGCCTGCTGGGCATGATCGCCCTGTCACTGGACAGCCCCCTGACCGCTGAACAGCGCCAGCAGCTGTCCATCGCCCATGACTCGGGCAAGGTGCTGGTGGAACTGCTCAACGACATTCTCGACCTGTCGAAATTCGACGCTGGCCAACTGGAACTTGAACGTATCCCGTTCGACCTCGGCGCCCTGGTGGAAGACACCGCCAACCTGCTGTCTCAGAACGCCGCGCCGAGCGTGGAATTGACCTGTCTGATCGCCCCGACCTTTCCCTCCATGGTACTGGGCGACCCGACGCGTGTGCGGCAGATCGTCAGCAACCTGCTGTCCAACGCCTTGAAGTTCACCCGCTTCGGCCGTGTCGACGTGCGCCTGAGCACCTACCCCGGCGGCGTCAGCATCGAGGTGTGCGACACCGGCATCGGGATTGCCCAGGAAGCCCAGGTCAAGATTTTCCAGCCTTTCACCCAGGCGGGCGCCGGCATCACCCGCCAGTTCGGCGGCACCGGCCTGGGCCTGGCGCTGACCAACAACCTGTGCGAGGCTATGCAGGGCCGCCTGAGCATCAGTTCCGAAGCCGGTTTCGGCAGCCGCTTCAGCGCCGACCTGCCGCTGCTGACCCATACCCCGGCGATCACGCCGCCGCCGCTCAAGGGCAATGTGCTGGCCATCAGCCCCGCCAGCAGCGGCCTGGCCGAACTGCTGGAAAACCTGTTGCCCGGCTGGGGCCTGGATTACCAGCGCCTGGGGACCGACGCACCGCTGGAAGGTCTCAAGCCGGACCTGTTGATCACCGACTGCCTGGACTGCCTGTTCGGCCTGCGCCCGGCCATCGACGCGCCGATTCTGCTGGTGACCGCGTACGGCAATTTCCTCCCCACCGAACAGGCCACGGCCCTGAGCCCCCTGCAACAGCAGGCGCGCCCCCTGGCCCGCAACGCCTTGTACCAGACGCTCAGGCGCACCCTGCTGGGCGACGAGCCGAGCCAGCAGCAAGCCTTTGAGCGCGGCGAAGTACCCCAGCGACGGGCGCGCATCCTGTTGGTGGAAGACAACCCCGTCAACCAGCTGGTGGCCAAGGGCATGCTCAGCAAACTGGGCTGCGAGGTGACGGTGGCGGCCCACGGGGGCGAGGCGCTGGCCGCGCTGGAAGACCGCGAGTACGACTTGGTACTGATGGACTGCAACATGCCGGTGATGGACGGCTATGAAGCCAGCCGCCGGATACGCCAGAGTGGCCGCTGGCCGCAGATGCCCATCGTCGCCCTGACCGCCAACGCCATGCCCGAGGAACGCGAGCGCTGCCGCGCCGCGGGCATGAGCGACTACCTGGCCAAACCGTTCCGGCGCGAAGAGTTGATCACCCTGATCGACCACTGGGTGCCGATCCCCCCAGCGTCGTGA
- the msrB gene encoding peptide-methionine (R)-S-oxide reductase MsrB has protein sequence MTKFTKTEEEWKAMLDPEQYNVCRLKATERPFTGKYNSTKTDGVYHCVCCDAALFDSTTKFDSGCGWPSFYAPIEDSAMVEIRDTSHGMIRTEVTCATCDAHLGHVFPDGPPPTGLRYCINSVCLNLVPRAAE, from the coding sequence ATGACCAAGTTCACCAAGACCGAAGAAGAATGGAAGGCGATGCTCGACCCCGAGCAATACAACGTCTGCCGCCTCAAGGCCACCGAGCGGCCTTTCACGGGCAAGTACAACAGCACCAAGACCGATGGCGTCTACCATTGCGTGTGCTGTGATGCCGCGCTGTTCGATTCGACCACCAAGTTCGACTCCGGGTGCGGCTGGCCCAGCTTCTACGCCCCGATCGAAGACAGCGCCATGGTCGAGATTCGCGACACCAGCCATGGCATGATCCGCACTGAAGTCACGTGCGCTACTTGCGATGCCCACCTGGGTCACGTATTCCCGGATGGTCCGCCGCCCACCGGGCTGCGCTACTGCATCAACTCGGTGTGCCTGAACCTGGTACCTCGCGCCGCTGAGTAA
- a CDS encoding glutathione peroxidase, with the protein MTDALLDIPCTTITGEQKTLADFHGKAILVVNTASKCGFTPQYKGLEQLWQDYREQGLVVLGFPCNQFGKQEPGSDGEISQFCELNFGVSFPLFKKIDVNGADAHPLFVQLKQRAPGLLGSKGIKWNFTKFLIGKDGKLVKRFGPTTKPQELDSEIQALLK; encoded by the coding sequence ATGACCGACGCTTTGCTGGATATCCCTTGCACCACCATCACCGGGGAGCAGAAGACCCTGGCCGACTTCCACGGCAAGGCCATCCTGGTGGTGAATACCGCCAGTAAATGTGGCTTCACCCCCCAGTACAAAGGCCTGGAGCAGCTATGGCAGGACTACAGGGAGCAGGGGCTGGTGGTGCTGGGCTTTCCCTGCAATCAGTTCGGCAAGCAGGAACCGGGCAGCGACGGTGAAATATCACAGTTCTGCGAGCTGAACTTCGGGGTCAGCTTCCCGCTGTTCAAAAAGATCGACGTCAACGGCGCTGACGCCCACCCGCTGTTCGTGCAGCTGAAACAACGGGCGCCGGGCCTGTTGGGTTCCAAAGGTATCAAGTGGAATTTCACCAAATTCCTGATCGGCAAGGACGGCAAGCTGGTCAAGCGGTTCGGCCCGACCACCAAGCCTCAGGAGCTGGATAGCGAGATCCAAGCCTTGCTCAAATGA
- a CDS encoding DODA-type extradiol aromatic ring-opening family dioxygenase has protein sequence MLPSLFISHGSPMLALEPGASGPALARLAAELPRPTAIVVVSAHWESNELLVTGNPRPDTWHDFGGFPPELFAVQYPAPGEPALAARIAQRLTEVRLPARLDPKRPFDHGVWVPLSLMYPAADIPVVQVSLPSRLGPQLQLLVGQALAGLRGEGVLLIGSGSITHNLRELDWHASPEQATPWAKAFRDWMLEKLEADDEAALLDYRQQAPHAARNHPSDEHLLPLYFARGAGDRFSLAHAGWTLGALGMDIYRFD, from the coding sequence ATGCTCCCCAGCCTGTTCATCTCCCACGGTTCGCCCATGCTTGCCCTGGAGCCCGGCGCCAGCGGCCCGGCGCTGGCCCGGCTGGCCGCCGAACTGCCGCGGCCCACGGCCATCGTGGTGGTATCGGCGCACTGGGAAAGCAACGAGCTGCTGGTTACCGGTAACCCTCGCCCGGACACCTGGCACGACTTCGGCGGCTTCCCGCCCGAATTGTTCGCCGTGCAGTACCCGGCGCCGGGCGAGCCCGCGCTGGCGGCACGCATCGCCCAGCGCCTGACTGAGGTGCGCCTGCCCGCGCGCCTGGACCCCAAGCGGCCCTTCGACCACGGTGTCTGGGTGCCGCTGTCGCTGATGTACCCGGCAGCCGATATTCCCGTGGTGCAGGTCTCGCTGCCCAGCCGCCTGGGGCCACAATTGCAGTTACTGGTGGGGCAGGCCCTGGCCGGGTTGCGCGGCGAAGGCGTGCTGCTGATCGGCTCGGGCAGCATCACCCACAACCTGCGCGAACTGGACTGGCACGCCAGCCCTGAACAGGCCACCCCGTGGGCCAAGGCGTTCCGCGACTGGATGCTGGAAAAGCTTGAAGCAGACGATGAAGCCGCGTTGCTCGACTACCGCCAGCAGGCGCCTCACGCGGCGCGCAACCATCCCAGCGATGAGCATTTGCTGCCGCTGTACTTCGCCCGCGGCGCGGGTGACCGCTTCAGCCTTGCCCATGCTGGCTGGACACTCGGGGCCCTGGGAATGGACATCTATCGGTTCGATTGA
- a CDS encoding thiopurine S-methyltransferase, producing MQADFWQARWQQNQIGFHQAAVNPYLQAHWPGLGLASGVGVLVPLCGKSLDLAWLAGQGMRVVGVELAQKAVEAFFAEQGLEPEVQTRGAFRCYQAGDVQLWCGDFFALTAADVASCTALYDRAALIALPPPMRERYVRHLASILPQARAGLLVTLEYDQALLPGPPFAVLEDEVRALYGSDWTVRQVACRDVLAESPKQRNAGADYLDERVYQLSR from the coding sequence ATGCAGGCGGATTTCTGGCAGGCGCGCTGGCAGCAGAACCAGATTGGTTTTCACCAGGCAGCGGTCAACCCCTATCTCCAGGCCCATTGGCCTGGGCTGGGGCTGGCATCGGGTGTGGGGGTGCTGGTGCCCCTGTGTGGCAAGAGCCTGGACCTGGCCTGGCTGGCGGGGCAGGGGATGCGCGTGGTCGGCGTGGAGCTGGCGCAGAAGGCCGTCGAGGCGTTCTTCGCCGAGCAGGGGCTTGAACCCGAGGTTCAGACCCGTGGGGCCTTCAGGTGCTATCAGGCTGGCGATGTACAGCTGTGGTGTGGTGATTTCTTCGCTTTGACGGCTGCCGACGTGGCCAGTTGCACCGCGCTGTACGATCGCGCGGCATTGATCGCCTTGCCGCCGCCCATGCGTGAACGCTACGTGCGGCACCTTGCCAGCATCCTGCCCCAAGCCCGCGCGGGGCTGTTGGTGACGCTGGAATATGACCAGGCGCTGTTGCCCGGGCCGCCGTTCGCTGTGTTGGAGGATGAAGTGCGGGCGCTGTATGGCAGCGATTGGACGGTGCGGCAGGTGGCGTGCAGGGATGTGCTGGCCGAGAGCCCCAAGCAGCGCAATGCAGGCGCGGACTACCTCGATGAGCGGGTCTATCAGCTATCCAGGTAA
- a CDS encoding winged helix-turn-helix domain-containing protein — protein MPQPLSLSIAQARRLALAAQGFAPRPRQSVLAPTHLLQTVQRLGVVQIDSVNALVRSHYLPLFSRLGDYPQALFDELAWGRGRQRKLFEYWGHEASLMPLALYPAMAWRMARAAQGKGIYKELARFGVEQKTVVARVLDTVRERGALGAGSLSTRQERAGPWWDWSAEKHALEWLFAAGLVTVAGRRGFERLYDLPERVLPGAVLKRPALEVGEAHRQLLLHAATALGVATERDLRDYFRLDPGDARRHLAELVEDRQVQRCEVQGWRQPAYCLRQVRIPRQVDASALLSPFDSLVWERDRTERLFDFRYRLEIYTPAHKRVYGYYVLPFLHGERIVARVDVRAARAAGELRVLAVHEEAGGLDEAALQGLAVQLKAMAVWLGLARVRVECQRGHGLQGLVD, from the coding sequence ATGCCTCAGCCCCTGTCCCTGTCGATTGCCCAGGCCCGGCGCCTGGCCCTGGCCGCCCAGGGTTTCGCCCCGCGCCCACGGCAATCGGTGCTGGCGCCGACCCACTTGCTGCAGACGGTGCAGCGCCTGGGCGTGGTGCAAATCGATTCGGTGAACGCCCTGGTGCGTTCCCATTACCTGCCGCTGTTTTCCCGCCTCGGCGATTACCCCCAGGCCCTGTTCGACGAACTGGCCTGGGGGCGTGGCCGCCAGCGCAAGTTGTTCGAATACTGGGGCCATGAGGCCTCGCTGATGCCCTTGGCGCTGTACCCGGCCATGGCCTGGCGCATGGCAAGGGCGGCGCAGGGCAAGGGCATCTATAAAGAGCTGGCGCGCTTCGGTGTCGAGCAGAAAACCGTGGTGGCGCGGGTGCTGGACACGGTGCGCGAACGAGGCGCGTTGGGGGCGGGCAGCCTGTCCACCCGGCAAGAGCGCGCCGGGCCCTGGTGGGATTGGAGTGCCGAGAAACATGCGCTGGAATGGTTGTTCGCCGCCGGCCTGGTCACCGTGGCCGGCCGCCGTGGCTTCGAGCGCCTTTACGACCTGCCCGAGCGTGTGCTGCCCGGTGCCGTGCTGAAGCGGCCGGCGCTGGAAGTCGGTGAAGCCCATCGGCAGTTGCTGCTGCACGCCGCTACGGCCTTGGGGGTGGCGACCGAACGGGACCTGCGCGATTATTTTCGCCTCGACCCCGGCGATGCGCGGCGGCATCTGGCCGAGCTGGTGGAAGACCGGCAGGTGCAACGCTGCGAGGTGCAAGGATGGCGGCAACCGGCCTATTGCCTGCGCCAGGTGCGTATTCCCCGGCAGGTAGACGCCAGCGCATTGTTGTCACCCTTCGATTCGTTGGTATGGGAGCGGGACCGCACCGAGCGCCTGTTCGATTTTCGCTATCGGCTGGAAATCTATACCCCGGCGCACAAGCGGGTGTACGGCTACTACGTGCTGCCGTTCCTGCACGGTGAGCGCATCGTCGCGCGGGTGGATGTGCGGGCGGCGCGGGCGGCGGGGGAGTTGCGCGTGCTGGCGGTGCACGAGGAAGCCGGGGGGTTGGACGAAGCGGCGCTGCAGGGGTTGGCGGTGCAATTGAAGGCGATGGCGGTGTGGCTGGGGTTGGCGCGTGTGCGGGTTGAGTGCCAGCGCGGTCATGGATTGCAGGGGTTGGTCGATTGA
- a CDS encoding spermidine synthase, whose protein sequence is MIRVLEVEDYRFLEFGDAIEQSCVFTADPSWLEYDYTRAMLIGALCHEQPESALFLGLGAGTLTQACLKFLPLEDVEAIELRPDVPRLAMEFLGLDDDPRLYIRTGDALELLPTAEPADLIFVDLYTDHGPGVGHLAWRFLEDCQKRLNPGGWLVINQWAGDDGKPLGAALLRGLYHRHYWELPVTEGNVILIVPADLEQDLDLERLKDRAEALMPRLGYSLQALIAQLRPAS, encoded by the coding sequence ATGATCCGCGTGCTGGAAGTGGAGGATTACCGCTTTCTGGAGTTTGGCGATGCCATCGAGCAAAGCTGCGTGTTTACCGCCGACCCCAGCTGGCTGGAGTACGATTACACCCGCGCCATGCTGATCGGCGCCCTGTGCCATGAACAGCCGGAAAGCGCACTGTTCCTGGGCCTGGGTGCCGGCACCCTGACCCAGGCCTGCCTGAAGTTCCTGCCGCTGGAAGATGTGGAGGCCATCGAGCTGCGCCCCGACGTGCCGCGCCTGGCGATGGAGTTCCTGGGGCTGGACGATGACCCGCGGTTGTATATCCGCACCGGCGACGCGCTGGAACTGCTGCCCACGGCAGAGCCGGCGGACCTGATCTTCGTCGACCTGTACACCGACCACGGCCCCGGCGTCGGCCACCTGGCCTGGCGCTTCCTGGAAGACTGCCAGAAGCGCTTGAACCCCGGTGGCTGGCTGGTCATCAACCAGTGGGCCGGTGATGACGGCAAGCCACTGGGCGCGGCCCTGTTGCGCGGGCTGTACCACCGCCACTACTGGGAGCTGCCGGTGACCGAGGGTAATGTCATCCTGATCGTCCCGGCCGACCTGGAGCAGGACCTGGATCTGGAACGCCTGAAAGACCGCGCCGAGGCCCTCATGCCGCGCCTGGGGTATTCGTTGCAGGCGCTGATCGCTCAGTTGCGCCCCGCGTCCTGA
- a CDS encoding class II 3-deoxy-7-phosphoheptulonate synthase, with translation MSQPWTPESWRALPIQQQPHYPDAARLAQVEQTLASYPPLVFAGEARELRRQFAEVTQGRAFLLQGGDCAESFAEFSAAKIRDTFKVLLQMAIVMTFAAGCPVVKVGRMAGQFAKPRSANDETIDGVTLPAYRGDIVNGIGFDEKSRTPDPERLQQAYHQATASLNLLRAFAQGGFADLHQVHKWNLDFIANSALAEKYHQLADRIDETLAFMRACGLDSAPQLRETSFFTAHEALLLNYEQAFVRRDSLTNDYYDCSAHMLWIGDRTRQLDGAHVEFLRGVHNPIGVKVGPSMKPEDLIRLIDTLNPDNDPGRLNLIARMGAGKVGEHLPALIRTVQAEGRHVLWSSDPMHGNTIKASSGYKTRDFAQILSEVKQFFQVHQAEGSYAGGIHIEMTGQNVTECIGGARPITEDGLSDRYHTHCDPRMNADQSLELAFMIAETLKQVRR, from the coding sequence ATGAGCCAACCCTGGACCCCCGAGAGCTGGCGCGCCCTGCCGATCCAGCAACAACCCCATTATCCCGATGCCGCGCGCCTGGCACAGGTCGAACAGACCCTGGCCAGCTACCCGCCCCTGGTGTTCGCCGGTGAGGCCCGGGAACTGCGCCGCCAGTTCGCTGAAGTCACCCAGGGCCGCGCCTTTCTGCTGCAAGGGGGCGACTGCGCGGAGAGCTTCGCCGAATTCTCCGCGGCCAAGATTCGCGACACCTTCAAGGTGCTGCTGCAAATGGCCATTGTCATGACCTTCGCCGCCGGCTGCCCGGTGGTCAAGGTGGGGCGCATGGCCGGGCAGTTCGCCAAGCCGCGCTCGGCAAATGACGAAACCATCGACGGCGTGACCCTGCCGGCCTATCGCGGCGACATCGTCAACGGCATCGGCTTCGACGAAAAGAGCCGCACCCCGGACCCCGAGCGCCTGCAGCAGGCCTACCACCAGGCCACCGCCTCCCTGAACCTGCTGCGTGCCTTCGCCCAGGGTGGGTTCGCCGACCTGCACCAGGTGCACAAATGGAACCTGGACTTCATCGCCAACTCGGCGCTGGCCGAGAAATACCACCAACTGGCCGACCGCATCGACGAAACCCTGGCCTTCATGCGCGCCTGCGGGCTGGACAGTGCGCCGCAGCTGCGCGAGACCAGCTTTTTCACCGCCCACGAAGCATTGTTGCTGAACTATGAACAAGCCTTCGTGCGCCGCGACAGCCTGACCAACGACTATTACGATTGCTCGGCTCATATGTTGTGGATCGGCGACCGCACCCGCCAGCTAGACGGCGCGCACGTGGAGTTCCTGCGCGGGGTGCACAACCCCATCGGCGTTAAAGTGGGCCCCAGCATGAAACCCGAGGACCTGATTCGCCTGATCGACACCCTCAACCCCGACAACGACCCTGGCCGCCTGAACCTGATCGCCCGCATGGGCGCGGGCAAGGTGGGCGAACACTTGCCCGCGCTGATCCGCACCGTGCAAGCCGAGGGCCGCCATGTGCTGTGGAGCTCGGACCCCATGCACGGCAACACCATCAAGGCCAGCAGCGGCTACAAGACCCGTGACTTCGCGCAGATCCTCAGTGAAGTGAAGCAGTTCTTCCAGGTGCACCAGGCCGAAGGCAGCTATGCCGGCGGCATTCATATCGAGATGACGGGGCAGAACGTGACCGAGTGCATCGGCGGCGCGCGGCCGATTACCGAAGATGGTTTGTCAGACCGGTACCACACCCATTGCGACCCGCGCATGAACGCCGACCAGTCGCTGGAACTGGCGTTCATGATTGCCGAGACGCTCAAGCAGGTTCGGCGCTAG
- a CDS encoding MarR family winged helix-turn-helix transcriptional regulator, with amino-acid sequence MNGLLLDDQLCFKLYAASRAVTRGYKPMLDALGLTYPQYLAMLVLWEWQESQPEQPTVKALGERLMLDSGTLTPLLKRIEQMGLVRRRRAAQDEREVHLSLSAEGLALNGRASELRQQLICASGLDLNELQPLQAGLEHLLARLTTLGGSAPSGRSG; translated from the coding sequence ATGAACGGCCTGCTGCTGGATGACCAGCTGTGCTTCAAGCTGTACGCCGCTTCCCGGGCCGTGACCCGTGGCTACAAGCCCATGCTCGATGCCCTGGGCCTTACATACCCGCAATACCTGGCCATGCTGGTGTTGTGGGAGTGGCAGGAAAGTCAGCCTGAGCAGCCGACGGTCAAGGCGCTGGGGGAGCGGCTGATGCTGGACTCCGGCACCTTGACGCCGTTGCTCAAGCGTATCGAGCAGATGGGCCTGGTGAGGCGTCGTCGTGCGGCCCAGGATGAGCGCGAGGTGCACCTGAGCCTGAGTGCCGAGGGCCTGGCCTTGAATGGAAGGGCAAGCGAGCTGCGCCAGCAGCTGATCTGCGCCAGCGGCCTGGACCTCAACGAGTTGCAACCGCTGCAAGCCGGCCTTGAGCATCTGCTGGCCAGGCTCACGACGCTGGGGGGATCGGCACCCAGTGGTCGATCAGGGTGA
- the htpX gene encoding protease HtpX: MMRILLFLATNLAVVLIASITLSLFGFNGFMAANGVDLNLNQLLVFCAVFGFAGSLFSLFISKWMAKMSTSTQIISQPRTRHEQWLLATVEQLSREAGIKMPEVGIFPAYEANAFATGWNKNDALVAVSQGLLERFSPEEVKAVLAHEIGHVANGDMVTLALVQGVVNTFVMFFARIIGNFVDKVIFKNEEGQGIAYFIATIFAEIVLGILASIIVMWFSRKREFRADDAGARLAGTGAMISALQRLRSEQGVPVHMPDTLTAFGINGGLKHGLAGLLMSHPPLEDRIEALRRRG; encoded by the coding sequence ATGATGCGCATCTTGCTGTTTCTTGCCACCAACCTTGCGGTCGTGCTGATTGCCAGCATTACCCTGAGCCTTTTCGGCTTCAACGGGTTCATGGCGGCCAACGGCGTGGATCTGAACCTCAACCAACTGCTGGTCTTCTGTGCCGTGTTCGGCTTCGCCGGCTCGCTGTTCTCGCTGTTCATTTCCAAATGGATGGCGAAGATGAGCACCAGCACGCAGATCATCAGCCAGCCGCGTACCCGCCACGAGCAATGGCTGCTGGCGACCGTGGAGCAACTGTCCCGCGAAGCGGGCATCAAGATGCCCGAGGTCGGCATATTCCCGGCCTACGAGGCCAACGCCTTCGCCACCGGCTGGAACAAGAACGACGCCCTGGTCGCGGTCAGCCAGGGCTTGCTGGAGCGTTTTTCGCCCGAAGAAGTGAAAGCGGTGCTGGCGCACGAGATCGGCCACGTGGCCAACGGCGACATGGTCACCCTGGCGCTGGTGCAGGGCGTGGTGAACACCTTCGTGATGTTCTTTGCCCGCATCATCGGTAACTTCGTCGACAAGGTCATCTTCAAGAATGAAGAGGGCCAGGGCATCGCCTACTTCATTGCCACCATTTTCGCCGAGATCGTCCTGGGCATCCTGGCCAGCATCATCGTCATGTGGTTCTCGCGCAAACGCGAATTCCGCGCCGACGACGCCGGTGCCCGCCTGGCCGGTACCGGGGCCATGATCAGCGCGCTGCAGCGCCTGCGCTCGGAACAGGGTGTGCCAGTGCACATGCCTGACACCCTCACGGCCTTCGGCATCAATGGCGGCTTGAAGCACGGCCTGGCCGGCCTGCTGATGAGCCACCCGCCCCTGGAAGACCGCATCGAGGCGCTGCGCCGCCGCGGTTGA